A single genomic interval of Desulfovibrio sp. harbors:
- a CDS encoding heme exporter protein CcmB → MLRLTLAMARKDLSLTLSRGSGLVQALLLGLLLLFVFSLSQGVGERMTPQSAAAVFWLSSAFCQVLIFNQLYALEEANNSRLGLLLCPAPIQAVWLGKGCAGLILLLLAQIVFLPAGVIFLGQELSGPLPQGLAALALTDVGMCAMGSLLGALAQGQAARESLLSIVLFPLLTPLLLAGISVGAQALGAPSADGPGIWLGVAAAFDAVFLGAGLLLFGHIYAGDE, encoded by the coding sequence GTGCTGCGCCTGACCCTGGCCATGGCCCGCAAGGATCTTTCCCTCACGCTCTCGCGTGGCAGCGGTCTTGTGCAGGCCCTCTTGCTCGGCCTGCTGCTGCTCTTTGTTTTCAGCCTGTCGCAGGGCGTGGGCGAACGCATGACCCCGCAAAGCGCGGCTGCCGTGTTCTGGCTCAGTTCCGCCTTTTGTCAGGTGCTGATTTTCAACCAGTTGTACGCGCTTGAAGAGGCCAACAACTCCCGCCTGGGCCTGCTGCTCTGCCCCGCGCCCATACAGGCCGTGTGGCTTGGCAAGGGCTGCGCCGGGCTGATTTTGCTGCTTTTGGCCCAGATCGTTTTTTTGCCAGCTGGCGTAATCTTTCTTGGGCAGGAACTCAGCGGCCCCCTGCCACAGGGTCTGGCCGCCCTGGCCCTCACGGACGTGGGCATGTGCGCCATGGGCTCCCTGCTGGGCGCACTGGCCCAGGGTCAGGCCGCGCGCGAATCACTGCTGAGCATTGTGCTTTTCCCCTTGCTGACGCCCCTTTTGCTGGCGGGCATAAGCGTGGGGGCGCAAGCCCTTGGCGCGCCCAGCGCCGACGGCCCCGGCATATGGCTTGGGGTGGCGGCGGCTTTTGACGCAGTCTTTTTAGGGGCCGGGCTGCTGCTGTTCGGCCACATTTACGCGGGAGACGAATAA
- a CDS encoding cytochrome c biogenesis protein produces MPKFSALPQWLALLGGLAFAACQWLIYAYAPVEQTLGLPQKIFYVHLPLAWWALMSFFMVFLGSIAYLWRRNPAADRLCAAAAETGVLLSGLALVTGMLWARRSWGVWWTWDPRLTTTLIMWFIYAGYLVLRGLDLPQQRRNVVCAVVGIVAFLDVPLVFLSARIWRSIHPAVFGNKGGGLEPEMRLTVIACVISFGLLWAGLVWIRKRQLDLAARLDALQQNRLMQEGL; encoded by the coding sequence ATGCCCAAATTTTCTGCGCTGCCGCAGTGGCTGGCCCTTCTGGGCGGCCTGGCTTTCGCCGCCTGCCAGTGGCTTATCTATGCCTATGCCCCTGTGGAACAGACTCTGGGGCTGCCGCAAAAGATTTTTTACGTTCATCTGCCTCTGGCATGGTGGGCGCTCATGAGCTTTTTTATGGTCTTTCTGGGCTCCATAGCCTATTTGTGGCGTCGCAATCCCGCTGCTGACCGGCTGTGCGCCGCCGCCGCCGAAACAGGCGTACTGCTGAGCGGGCTAGCCCTTGTGACAGGCATGCTGTGGGCGCGTCGCTCGTGGGGCGTCTGGTGGACGTGGGACCCCCGCCTCACGACCACCCTGATCATGTGGTTCATTTACGCTGGCTACCTTGTGCTGCGCGGCCTCGACCTGCCGCAGCAACGCCGCAACGTGGTCTGCGCGGTGGTGGGCATTGTGGCCTTTCTGGACGTGCCCCTGGTGTTTTTGTCCGCCCGCATCTGGCGCTCCATCCATCCTGCCGTGTTTGGCAACAAGGGCGGCGGCCTGGAACCGGAAATGCGCCTCACGGTCATAGCCTGCGTGATTTCTTTCGGCCTGTTGTGGGCCGGGCTGGTATGGATTCGCAAACGCCAGCTGGACCTGGCCGCGCGTCTTGACGCGCTGCAGCAGAACAGGCTGATGCAAGAAGGACTGTAA
- a CDS encoding CcmD family protein produces the protein MDTLTWIIIANAAVWIGLGAYLAFMGARQRALTARLAQWEIINHD, from the coding sequence ATGGATACTCTGACCTGGATTATCATCGCCAATGCCGCCGTATGGATTGGCCTTGGCGCGTACCTGGCTTTTATGGGAGCGCGCCAGCGCGCCCTTACCGCACGTCTGGCCCAATGGGAGATTATCAATCATGACTGA
- a CDS encoding tetratricopeptide repeat protein, which yields MARRKSKSKSSPGTAQEQAPTQITSSTPLPGTRPAPQAAPTAHAQQEQQEAAPTGMVRKGTFIMGVALALVLGLYVGSLIPSMLHGSAQQPMPPQQAAAPGAQATAQSSGQVPGQVPENSRPAPQASMPQMTPELSARIGELEKALLDNPRDASRWTSLGNLYFDTGQAQKAVSAYERSLSIAPDNALVLTDLGIMQRELGQFDKAVASFRKASSLQPDLENAMFNEGVVLYYDLKRKDEAEIAWKRLLKANPGARAPDGKPVSELIQHLH from the coding sequence ATGGCCCGTCGTAAAAGCAAGAGCAAGAGTTCCCCCGGCACTGCGCAAGAGCAGGCCCCTACACAAATTACGTCCAGCACGCCCCTGCCCGGCACCCGTCCTGCTCCCCAGGCAGCCCCCACGGCACACGCCCAACAGGAACAGCAGGAAGCAGCCCCCACAGGCATGGTACGCAAGGGCACCTTTATCATGGGCGTGGCCCTGGCATTGGTGCTGGGTCTGTATGTGGGCAGCCTGATCCCGTCCATGCTGCACGGTTCCGCCCAGCAACCCATGCCCCCGCAGCAGGCCGCCGCCCCTGGCGCGCAGGCGACTGCGCAGAGTTCTGGGCAGGTTCCTGGGCAGGTTCCCGAAAACTCTCGCCCCGCGCCACAAGCCAGCATGCCGCAAATGACGCCCGAACTGTCCGCGCGCATTGGCGAACTGGAAAAAGCCCTGCTGGACAATCCCCGCGACGCCTCGCGCTGGACAAGCCTGGGCAATCTCTATTTTGACACGGGCCAGGCGCAAAAGGCCGTCTCCGCCTACGAGCGTTCCCTGTCCATTGCGCCCGACAACGCGCTTGTGCTCACTGACCTTGGCATCATGCAACGCGAATTGGGCCAGTTCGACAAGGCCGTGGCGAGCTTTCGCAAGGCATCATCCCTGCAGCCCGACCTTGAAAACGCCATGTTTAACGAGGGCGTTGTGCTGTACTATGACCTCAAGCGCAAGGACGAAGCCGAAATCGCCTGGAAGCGCCTGCTGAAGGCGAACCCGGGTGCGCGCGCGCCGGACGGCAAACCCGTTTCAGAACTGATACAGCATTTGCATTAG
- a CDS encoding phospholipase D-like domain-containing protein: MIIGVLETLALVAVHILSWIAVCHALLTKHDPRAALGWTVTALLLPLIGPLLYATFGISRAESRASRIMRRQEPLEPDYAHPPFSDNPPEKVPDYIISMEKVGRHLTEQHLSSGNKLMTLHNGDEAYPQMLAAIREAREQVFLCTYIFNAGKVAAEFGDALTEAAQRGVDVRLLVDGIGMLYSWRKPWKKLAEHGVQVAMFLPPRLFPPNFSINLRNHRKMLVCDNTAFTGGMNISDDNIAAGKTKYVQDVHFHCQGPIADQLRRAFLLNWGFCTGKYSPLPPASGQPVGESHCRIIMDGPGSEADVLNDIFCGVVNAARQSVRIMTPYFLPTHGFMSALRSAAQRGVDVKVVLPAKNNLFYVHWAQFRLLPTLLEAGVRVWYQPPPFAHTKLLTVDYYYSQVGSANLDPRSLRLNFELNMEVFDPQFCEGIAAHIDDVISRSTEITADKLKTLSLPVKLRNAACWIFSPYL; the protein is encoded by the coding sequence ATGATTATAGGTGTGCTGGAAACACTGGCCCTTGTGGCCGTTCATATCCTGTCGTGGATTGCCGTCTGCCATGCGCTGCTGACCAAGCACGATCCGCGCGCGGCCCTGGGCTGGACAGTTACGGCCCTGCTGCTGCCGCTGATCGGCCCGCTTTTGTACGCCACCTTTGGCATCAGCCGGGCTGAAAGCCGTGCCAGCCGCATCATGCGGCGTCAGGAACCCCTTGAGCCTGACTACGCCCACCCGCCATTTTCCGACAACCCGCCGGAAAAAGTGCCCGACTACATCATCAGCATGGAGAAAGTCGGCCGCCACCTTACGGAACAGCACCTGTCCAGCGGCAACAAGCTCATGACCCTGCACAATGGCGACGAGGCATACCCGCAAATGCTCGCGGCCATACGCGAAGCCAGAGAACAGGTCTTTTTGTGCACCTATATCTTCAATGCGGGCAAGGTTGCCGCAGAATTTGGCGACGCTCTGACAGAAGCTGCGCAACGCGGCGTGGATGTCCGCCTGCTGGTGGACGGCATCGGCATGCTCTATTCCTGGCGCAAGCCCTGGAAAAAACTGGCGGAGCACGGCGTTCAGGTCGCCATGTTTCTGCCGCCGAGGCTTTTTCCGCCCAACTTCAGCATCAATCTGCGCAACCACCGCAAAATGCTTGTCTGCGACAATACCGCCTTTACCGGCGGCATGAACATTTCCGATGACAACATAGCCGCCGGCAAGACCAAATACGTCCAGGACGTGCATTTTCATTGCCAGGGCCCCATTGCAGACCAGTTGCGCCGCGCCTTTCTGCTCAACTGGGGCTTCTGCACCGGCAAATACTCGCCCCTGCCCCCGGCCAGCGGCCAGCCTGTCGGTGAAAGCCATTGCCGCATCATTATGGACGGCCCCGGCTCCGAAGCGGACGTGCTCAATGATATTTTTTGCGGCGTCGTCAATGCCGCCCGCCAGTCTGTGCGCATCATGACGCCCTATTTTCTGCCCACGCACGGCTTTATGTCGGCCCTGCGCAGCGCGGCCCAGCGCGGTGTGGACGTTAAAGTGGTGCTGCCCGCCAAAAACAATTTGTTTTATGTGCACTGGGCGCAGTTTCGCCTGCTGCCCACCCTGCTTGAGGCAGGCGTGCGCGTCTGGTATCAGCCGCCGCCCTTTGCCCACACCAAGCTGCTCACCGTGGACTACTATTACAGCCAGGTAGGCTCGGCCAATCTGGACCCCCGCAGTCTGCGCCTCAATTTTGAATTGAATATGGAAGTGTTCGACCCGCAGTTTTGTGAAGGCATCGCCGCCCATATTGACGATGTCATCAGCCGCAGTACCGAAATAACGGCAGACAAGCTCAAAACCCTGTCACTGCCCGTCAAGCTGCGCAATGCCGCCTGCTGGATATTCTCGCCGTACCTTTAG
- a CDS encoding sensor domain-containing diguanylate cyclase: protein MERLARRKIRIFYYATSFLAMLALAVALSVPYFISVRKQFDAMVDESRARIFGEKRDALAERVERIIAEIEVIRETVYAEYQSLAKAQCSLLSTLKMKTSDIISGFDRKVTKRTSRFLLHNSGVGIAVYDREKQKILWTDENELAPQLLAAFKRGQQEPSEEFPVWAQDNLGDNRMIAIFAIEEALDNIAKKRSVAIVRSLRFPLGQYVWINGVRDYTGGPGYAVRVVHPSMEGDEEVLLSTETADPRGNLSYKQELEGVLKQGSLYFSYVFKKLNSDELSEKLAYAQLYKPFDWIVCTGIHTDEMQNIVDKREMDFNRAFNNQISSYAKIISVISLLYIGMVFFFERRLTSMINIFIDKLREDETALREEKNKLDFAYQELQRVAYSDFLTGLLNRRAMYERVEQEVSRSQREDLNFCLILADIDHFKAINDTYGHDTGDRVLKAIAGIFCQHIRAEDSASRWGGEEFLILTPSLRLEEGLVLAERLREAVEKTTIYDGDITINTTITLGVVAYSRGKTFDSLIKEADFYLYAGKKLQRNCVMSSAGSC, encoded by the coding sequence ATGGAAAGACTGGCTAGAAGAAAAATTCGTATATTCTATTATGCAACAAGTTTTCTGGCGATGCTGGCCTTGGCTGTGGCTTTGTCGGTGCCTTATTTCATATCGGTGCGCAAGCAGTTCGACGCGATGGTGGACGAGTCAAGAGCCCGTATATTCGGTGAAAAAAGAGACGCCCTCGCTGAAAGGGTTGAAAGGATCATTGCCGAAATCGAAGTCATAAGAGAGACGGTGTACGCAGAGTACCAATCATTGGCCAAAGCCCAATGCTCGCTGCTGTCCACCCTGAAAATGAAAACTTCAGATATTATAAGCGGTTTTGACCGCAAGGTGACCAAACGCACCTCCCGCTTTTTGCTGCACAATTCGGGCGTGGGGATAGCGGTGTACGACCGTGAAAAGCAGAAGATCCTCTGGACTGATGAAAACGAGCTTGCACCCCAGTTGCTTGCGGCATTCAAGCGCGGGCAGCAGGAGCCCTCGGAGGAGTTTCCTGTCTGGGCCCAGGACAACCTCGGCGACAACCGCATGATTGCCATATTTGCCATTGAGGAGGCCCTGGACAATATCGCCAAGAAGCGCAGCGTAGCCATTGTGCGCAGCCTGCGTTTTCCACTCGGCCAGTATGTGTGGATTAACGGCGTTCGCGACTACACTGGCGGGCCGGGCTACGCCGTGCGGGTGGTGCATCCGTCCATGGAGGGGGATGAGGAGGTGCTGCTGTCAACGGAAACCGCGGATCCGCGGGGCAACCTTTCCTACAAGCAGGAGCTTGAAGGCGTGCTCAAGCAAGGGAGCCTCTATTTTTCCTATGTCTTCAAAAAGCTCAATTCTGACGAGCTGAGTGAAAAACTCGCCTACGCCCAGCTTTACAAGCCTTTCGACTGGATTGTGTGTACGGGCATACACACTGACGAAATGCAGAACATCGTGGACAAGCGTGAAATGGATTTCAACAGGGCCTTCAACAACCAGATTTCATCATACGCCAAGATTATTTCCGTCATCAGTCTGCTGTATATTGGTATGGTGTTTTTTTTCGAACGCAGGCTGACCAGCATGATCAATATTTTCATCGACAAGCTCAGGGAAGACGAGACCGCGCTGCGCGAAGAAAAAAACAAGCTGGACTTTGCCTATCAGGAATTGCAGCGCGTGGCCTACAGCGATTTTCTCACGGGGCTGCTCAATCGGCGGGCCATGTATGAGAGGGTTGAGCAGGAGGTTTCGCGGTCGCAGCGTGAAGATCTCAATTTTTGTCTTATATTGGCCGACATTGACCACTTCAAGGCCATCAACGACACCTACGGCCATGACACGGGCGACAGGGTGCTCAAGGCCATTGCAGGGATTTTTTGCCAGCATATCCGCGCCGAGGACAGCGCCTCGCGCTGGGGTGGCGAGGAATTTCTTATTCTCACCCCTTCGCTACGGCTGGAAGAAGGTCTGGTTTTGGCAGAGAGGCTGCGCGAGGCAGTGGAAAAAACGACCATCTACGATGGGGACATTACCATCAACACAACCATAACCCTGGGTGTGGTGGCGTATTCTCGGGGCAAGACCTTTGACTCCCTCATCAAGGAAGCGGATTTTTATCTTTACGCAGGTAAAAAGCTGCAAAGAAACTGCGTCATGTCCAGCGCGGGCTCCTGCTGA
- a CDS encoding 4Fe-4S binding protein — protein MPPAQKHTPLAGASVLAPASEKRRLTPALLRRSIQVAFAVFLTWVGWNFYLYVQWATGKSQAFTPKPPSVEGFLPISELMAARRLVETGMWDMVHPAGLTLFLAIGLMALLFRKGFCGYICPVGLAANLLGRVGERLGLNRNPPRKLELALLSIKYIPLALLCYFSLLVMSMDEIDAFMGAPFNMVADSSMLFFFLRASTTTFIVVGVIVAASLVVRNAWCRYLCPYGAFLGILALVSPVAIRRNADACTSCRRCQRACPAAIAVHQKARVNSPECLGCTACIEACPQRDCLHLSAANRRIPFWTVAAGCLAVLFAAYLWAVSTGHWTSDIPPAMLRRFHMIQFGG, from the coding sequence ATGCCCCCAGCGCAAAAACATACTCCCTTGGCTGGTGCATCTGTTCTTGCTCCTGCTTCTGAAAAACGCCGCCTGACCCCCGCTCTGCTGCGGCGCAGCATTCAGGTCGCGTTCGCTGTTTTCCTCACATGGGTGGGCTGGAATTTTTACCTTTACGTGCAATGGGCCACAGGAAAAAGCCAGGCATTCACGCCCAAACCGCCTTCTGTTGAGGGGTTTTTGCCCATCAGCGAACTTATGGCGGCCCGTCGCCTGGTTGAAACCGGCATGTGGGACATGGTGCATCCTGCCGGACTGACGCTCTTTTTAGCCATTGGCCTCATGGCCCTGCTGTTCCGCAAGGGCTTTTGCGGCTATATCTGCCCCGTGGGCCTTGCCGCCAACCTGCTGGGCCGCGTGGGCGAGCGTCTTGGCCTGAACCGCAATCCGCCGCGAAAGCTGGAACTGGCCCTTTTGTCCATCAAGTATATTCCACTGGCATTATTGTGCTATTTCAGCCTGCTTGTCATGAGCATGGATGAAATCGACGCCTTTATGGGCGCGCCCTTCAACATGGTGGCCGATTCAAGCATGCTGTTTTTCTTTTTGCGGGCATCAACCACCACGTTCATTGTGGTGGGCGTGATTGTGGCCGCCTCGCTGGTGGTGCGCAATGCGTGGTGTCGTTATCTCTGCCCATATGGGGCGTTTTTGGGTATTCTTGCGCTGGTGAGCCCGGTGGCAATACGCCGCAATGCCGATGCCTGCACAAGCTGCCGCCGCTGCCAGCGCGCCTGCCCTGCGGCCATTGCCGTGCACCAGAAGGCGCGCGTCAATTCGCCGGAATGCCTTGGCTGCACGGCCTGCATTGAAGCCTGCCCGCAAAGGGACTGCCTCCATCTCTCTGCGGCGAACCGTCGTATCCCCTTTTGGACTGTTGCCGCCGGCTGTCTGGCAGTGCTTTTTGCCGCATACCTGTGGGCTGTGAGCACCGGGCACTGGACGTCTGATATCCCTCCGGCCATGCTGCGTCGCTTCCACATGATCCAGTTTGGCGGATAA
- the glmS gene encoding glutamine--fructose-6-phosphate transaminase (isomerizing) produces the protein MCGIIGYAGHRPAVPVVVEGLRRLEYRGYDSAGVAFVRQNDIHVVRAMGKLAALEEKLAHESVTTPTCAMGHTRWATHGVPAERNAHPHCSNDGSLAIVHNGIIENYQEIKAELTGKGYTFSSETDTEVLVNLVAERRKTSPDLLHAFATALREAHGAYAVCLMDKDEPGVIYAARMSAPLIFGQGTGENFVASDIPAFLPYTRKVVFLQDGDLVRATAGSFEILRLEDLSPVSRETQTIQWDMQAAQKGGYRHFMLKEIFEQPRVISDGLTGRLNADKSQVRLEELDALPVPKRLHIVACGTSYHSGLWGRHLLEHWARVPVQVEIASEFRYRDTLLLDKDDMVLVISQSGETADTLAALRIAKQNGVTVLGLCNVVGSSIARDASAVLYTQAGPEISVASTKAMCSQMLMLALMALYWGTRKGCLPADDCRSTLQILENLPALLDDCLPALHDRAKEISRKYAQVRNFFYLGRGHCYPLALEGALKLKELSYIHAEGYAAGEMKHGPIALIDPSFPTFALALDDALLPKVKSNMVEVQARQGKVIALTNKGVELDAEDRWEIPALPAPLSAFVALPALQLFSYETADYLGKDVDQPRNLAKSVTVE, from the coding sequence ATGTGCGGTATTATTGGTTATGCAGGACACAGACCGGCCGTTCCCGTTGTGGTGGAAGGGCTGCGCAGGCTTGAATATCGCGGCTATGACTCCGCTGGCGTGGCCTTTGTGCGCCAGAATGACATACATGTGGTGCGCGCCATGGGCAAACTGGCTGCCCTGGAAGAAAAGCTCGCCCACGAGTCCGTCACCACGCCCACCTGCGCCATGGGCCACACACGCTGGGCCACGCACGGCGTGCCCGCCGAACGCAATGCCCATCCCCATTGCAGCAACGACGGCTCACTGGCCATCGTGCACAACGGAATCATTGAAAATTATCAGGAAATCAAGGCGGAACTGACGGGCAAGGGCTATACCTTCAGCTCTGAAACCGACACCGAAGTGCTGGTCAATCTTGTGGCCGAGCGCCGCAAGACCTCGCCCGACCTGCTGCACGCCTTTGCCACGGCCCTGCGCGAGGCGCACGGCGCGTATGCCGTATGCCTTATGGACAAGGACGAACCCGGCGTCATCTATGCCGCGCGCATGTCTGCCCCGCTCATCTTCGGTCAGGGAACGGGCGAAAATTTTGTGGCTTCGGACATTCCGGCTTTTCTGCCCTACACGCGCAAGGTGGTCTTTTTGCAGGACGGCGACCTCGTGCGCGCCACGGCGGGCAGCTTTGAAATCCTGCGCCTTGAAGACCTGAGCCCCGTAAGCCGTGAAACGCAGACCATCCAGTGGGACATGCAGGCCGCGCAAAAGGGCGGTTACCGCCACTTTATGCTCAAGGAAATTTTTGAGCAGCCCCGCGTCATTTCCGATGGCCTCACCGGCCGCCTGAACGCGGACAAAAGCCAGGTGCGCCTGGAAGAGCTGGATGCCCTGCCCGTGCCGAAACGCCTGCACATCGTGGCCTGCGGCACCTCCTATCATTCTGGCCTGTGGGGGCGGCATCTGCTGGAACACTGGGCGCGCGTGCCCGTGCAGGTGGAAATCGCCTCGGAGTTTCGCTACCGCGACACCCTGCTGCTGGACAAGGACGACATGGTGCTTGTCATCAGCCAGAGCGGCGAAACGGCGGACACCCTTGCGGCCCTGCGCATTGCCAAACAGAATGGCGTGACCGTGCTTGGCCTGTGCAACGTGGTGGGTTCATCCATCGCGCGTGACGCTTCCGCCGTGCTCTATACCCAGGCCGGGCCGGAGATCAGCGTGGCCTCCACCAAGGCCATGTGCAGCCAGATGCTTATGCTGGCCCTCATGGCCCTGTACTGGGGCACGCGCAAAGGCTGCCTGCCCGCCGATGATTGCCGGAGCACACTGCAGATTCTCGAAAATCTGCCTGCCCTGCTGGACGACTGCCTGCCCGCGCTGCACGACCGCGCCAAGGAGATATCCCGCAAGTACGCGCAGGTGCGCAATTTCTTCTATCTTGGCCGTGGGCACTGCTATCCCCTTGCGCTGGAAGGCGCGCTCAAGCTCAAGGAGCTTTCCTACATCCACGCCGAGGGGTATGCGGCGGGCGAAATGAAGCACGGCCCCATAGCGCTCATCGATCCGAGCTTTCCCACGTTCGCCCTGGCTCTGGACGACGCGCTGCTTCCCAAGGTGAAATCCAACATGGTCGAGGTTCAGGCCCGGCAGGGCAAGGTCATTGCCCTGACCAACAAGGGCGTGGAGCTGGATGCAGAAGATCGCTGGGAAATTCCGGCCCTTCCCGCCCCGCTCTCGGCCTTTGTGGCCCTTCCCGCCCTGCAGCTGTTCAGCTATGAAACGGCTGACTATCTTGGCAAGGATGTGGACCAACCCCGCAACCTGGCCAAAAGCGTTACCGTGGAATAA
- a CDS encoding SurA N-terminal domain-containing protein yields MLEYIRDKSQSLGVKLAFALIILVFVFWGVGNFNDRSAGTLVAVVNGDAITMREFESAYRNAEENLLRSNPGVTREQLKQQQLGRQVLRDLVTQTLLSQEAARTGVTVTPVELRVAIGSIKSFQNEKGQFDPGVYSRILAAQRLTPAQFEQDTAREMLRKKMYDMVTAPAWADPAEAQKRFEFLREKRDVDYIFINEADFAASIKPTDEEVAAYYESHKAQFAVPAKADVSYVLVNPQDLVKASSISSADAQKWYEENAARFEQKEEVKAAHILVPLAEDASEADVKKAQDQAAKIEAELKSGKSFAAVADEHNGPNAAGPGGELGWVKRGMTVKPFEDAAFALDAGKVSAPVRSQFGLHIIKVEEKKAGGLPPFKQVEAEVLATMAQEQGVDKLHDVVDSLVEDNILGRPLKQGAEKYGLKWGETGLLSAADLVNTLGVTAEGASVLVGTPAGNPVDTALEAGKSYVVARVLKSEPATTAPLDSVKGQIVKALIAEKALVAAMDAASQVRKDLDTAPLGAAGLKGREVKIAKGVERNGGLPGFAPNPEMTEALFEAKAGQWLPVAYAVEGDNGSGAVLVRVKGVQPPDAAEWDMVKDIMANAVTRDRANALFEMFMQRLASSAKIKVYNEDFVDRKNM; encoded by the coding sequence ATGCTTGAGTATATCCGTGATAAATCACAGTCTTTGGGCGTCAAACTGGCCTTTGCGCTTATCATCCTCGTCTTTGTTTTCTGGGGCGTGGGCAACTTTAATGACCGCAGCGCGGGCACTCTGGTGGCCGTGGTCAATGGCGACGCCATTACCATGCGTGAATTCGAGTCCGCCTACCGCAACGCCGAAGAAAACCTGCTCCGGAGCAACCCCGGAGTCACGCGCGAGCAGTTGAAACAGCAGCAGCTGGGTCGCCAGGTACTGCGTGACCTTGTCACCCAGACATTGCTGTCCCAGGAGGCCGCCCGCACAGGCGTGACGGTCACGCCTGTGGAACTGCGCGTGGCCATCGGCAGCATCAAGAGCTTTCAGAATGAAAAGGGGCAGTTTGATCCCGGCGTGTATTCCCGCATTCTGGCGGCGCAGCGTCTTACGCCCGCCCAGTTCGAGCAGGATACGGCGCGCGAGATGCTGCGGAAAAAGATGTACGACATGGTGACGGCCCCCGCCTGGGCCGACCCCGCCGAAGCGCAGAAGCGCTTTGAATTCCTGCGTGAAAAGCGGGATGTGGACTATATTTTCATCAACGAGGCGGATTTTGCCGCTTCCATCAAGCCTACCGATGAAGAGGTGGCGGCCTACTACGAGAGCCACAAGGCCCAGTTCGCCGTTCCCGCCAAGGCCGACGTTTCCTATGTGCTGGTGAATCCGCAGGATCTCGTGAAGGCCAGCAGCATCAGCTCTGCCGACGCGCAGAAGTGGTATGAAGAAAACGCCGCCCGCTTTGAGCAGAAAGAAGAAGTGAAGGCGGCCCATATTCTTGTGCCCCTGGCCGAGGATGCCTCTGAGGCCGATGTGAAGAAGGCCCAGGATCAGGCCGCCAAAATTGAAGCCGAGCTCAAGTCTGGCAAAAGCTTTGCCGCTGTGGCCGACGAGCACAACGGCCCCAATGCCGCCGGGCCTGGCGGCGAACTTGGCTGGGTCAAGCGCGGCATGACCGTGAAACCCTTTGAAGACGCCGCTTTTGCCCTTGACGCTGGCAAGGTTTCCGCTCCTGTGCGCAGCCAGTTCGGCCTGCACATCATCAAGGTTGAAGAAAAGAAGGCAGGCGGTCTGCCGCCCTTCAAGCAGGTGGAAGCCGAAGTTCTGGCCACCATGGCCCAGGAACAGGGCGTGGACAAGCTGCACGACGTGGTGGACAGCCTTGTTGAAGACAACATCCTTGGCCGCCCCCTCAAGCAGGGCGCGGAAAAGTACGGTCTCAAATGGGGTGAAACCGGCCTGCTTTCTGCCGCCGACCTCGTAAACACGCTGGGCGTCACTGCCGAAGGCGCGTCTGTTCTTGTGGGCACTCCGGCGGGTAACCCTGTGGACACGGCACTTGAGGCCGGAAAGTCCTATGTGGTGGCTCGCGTGCTCAAGTCCGAGCCCGCAACCACGGCTCCCCTGGACTCCGTCAAGGGCCAGATCGTCAAGGCCCTGATCGCGGAAAAGGCCCTTGTGGCGGCTATGGACGCCGCAAGCCAGGTGCGTAAGGATCTGGACACCGCGCCCTTGGGCGCAGCGGGACTGAAGGGTCGTGAAGTCAAGATTGCCAAGGGCGTGGAGCGCAACGGCGGTCTGCCCGGTTTTGCGCCCAACCCCGAAATGACTGAAGCGCTGTTTGAGGCCAAGGCCGGCCAGTGGCTGCCCGTGGCCTACGCGGTTGAGGGCGACAACGGCTCCGGCGCCGTTCTCGTGCGGGTCAAGGGCGTACAGCCCCCTGACGCCGCCGAATGGGATATGGTCAAGGATATCATGGCCAATGCCGTTACCCGTGACCGGGCCAATGCCCTGTTTGAAATGTTCATGCAGCGGCTTGCTTCCAGCGCCAAGATCAAGGTTTACAACGAAGATTTTGTTGACCGCAAGAATATGTAA